In Hamadaea flava, a genomic segment contains:
- a CDS encoding cold-shock protein codes for MATGTVKWFNADKGFGFIQQDDGGPDVFVHYSAIASSGYRQLDEGQKVQFEVKQGQKGPQADNVTAI; via the coding sequence ATGGCAACGGGAACCGTGAAGTGGTTCAACGCCGACAAGGGGTTCGGCTTCATCCAGCAGGACGACGGCGGCCCTGACGTTTTCGTGCACTACTCAGCCATTGCCAGCAGTGGCTACCGGCAGCTCGACGAGGGCCAGAAGGTCCAGTTCGAGGTCAAGCAAGGACAGAAGGGCCCGCAGGCGGACAACGTCACCGCCATTTAG
- a CDS encoding WXG100 family type VII secretion target — protein sequence MIVNGDRSAAEVRVSPEVLRSAAASTTELAGQAKSALRDVSDDMAYAAGALRDWSTGRALTELMDLWDREETAFGGQLTGLADGLQKSADNYAHADAASAADFGTLR from the coding sequence ATGATCGTGAACGGAGATCGGTCCGCCGCCGAGGTCCGGGTCTCCCCGGAGGTGCTGCGATCGGCGGCCGCCAGCACGACCGAGCTGGCCGGGCAGGCGAAGAGCGCGCTGCGCGACGTGTCCGACGACATGGCGTACGCCGCCGGCGCGTTGCGGGACTGGTCGACCGGCCGGGCGCTGACCGAGCTGATGGACCTCTGGGATCGTGAGGAGACGGCGTTCGGCGGGCAGCTGACCGGCTTGGCCGACGGGCTGCAGAAGTCGGCGGACAACTACGCGCACGCCGACGCCGCGAGCGCGGCGGACTTCGGGACGCTGCGATGA
- a CDS encoding response regulator: MMRVLIADDQRVVREGLALVLGLLPDVEVVGSAADGDEAVALVAELRPDIVLMDLRMPRCDGVEATRRLRAAYPEVKVVVLTTYSDDRSVLEALRAGARGYLTKDAGGQEIHEALRRVHDNQAVLDPAVQHHLVSAVSAPSPGSLTPRETEVLTLIAEGLSNTEIATRLFVTEATVKTHINHLLAKIGVRDRAQAVGYAYQQGLISAP, from the coding sequence CTGATGCGCGTCCTGATCGCCGACGATCAACGGGTGGTCCGCGAGGGCCTGGCCCTGGTGCTCGGGCTGCTGCCCGACGTCGAGGTCGTCGGATCGGCGGCCGACGGGGACGAGGCGGTGGCGCTGGTCGCCGAGCTGCGTCCGGACATCGTGCTGATGGATCTGCGCATGCCGCGCTGCGACGGCGTCGAGGCCACCCGGCGGCTGCGGGCGGCGTACCCGGAGGTCAAGGTCGTGGTGCTCACGACCTATTCCGACGACCGTTCGGTGCTGGAGGCGTTGCGTGCCGGAGCGCGCGGCTATCTCACGAAGGACGCCGGCGGGCAGGAGATCCACGAGGCGCTGCGGCGCGTCCACGACAATCAGGCGGTCCTGGATCCGGCCGTCCAGCACCACCTGGTGTCGGCGGTGTCCGCGCCGTCGCCGGGTTCGCTGACGCCCCGGGAGACCGAAGTCCTCACGCTCATCGCCGAAGGGCTGTCCAACACCGAGATCGCCACGCGGCTGTTCGTCACCGAGGCGACGGTGAAGACCCACATCAACCACCTGCTCGCCAAGATCGGCGTACGCGATCGGGCCCAGGCGGTCGGGTACGCGTACCAGCAGGGGCTGATCTCCGCGCCCTGA
- a CDS encoding alpha/beta hydrolase codes for MTGGFVELRDTRFVALGQAADAWQAYGRQAAALEDRSVQTLIGPLRRSGWAGPAASAALPQADTVDDQFEIRARTARLIDVVLDEASSRFAQLQSALHDEVEAARTAGFRVGEDGVARPAHDEDGSAADAWTDRIAAVVKRAGQLDDQVAGVLAGLRPDGQGKTGADDWNRMSDAAEDVAVWLGVDPKRVPPPGSSPQRVADWWKGLSDQQRQLYLDAYPQVVGNLDGLPATDRDTANRLALRSHLAELTTGDGDERDLERSRRLLDRLERNEYGDPNEQLFLLGIDNSGDGRAIVAVGNPDDAANTCVLVPGVGTTLDGMTGEIDRATTMQRGAYAQAVGTGESVSVIAWLGYDAPEADWSAISHKRAEAGAPLLDGFVDGLHVTHGNGSAHTSVLGHSYGSTVVGNAAHDGNGLAADDIITAGSPGMDVNTVADLQIDPQHVWAGAAENDPIAGPLGSIWGIHDNEPTDPSFGANRFHVDTSGHSGYWAADSQSLANISRVVIGDYDHVTLDHGHAP; via the coding sequence ATGACCGGCGGCTTCGTCGAGCTGCGCGACACCCGGTTCGTCGCGCTCGGTCAGGCCGCCGACGCGTGGCAGGCGTACGGGCGGCAGGCGGCCGCGCTGGAGGACCGGTCGGTGCAGACCCTCATCGGGCCGCTGCGCCGCTCGGGCTGGGCCGGCCCGGCCGCCTCGGCCGCCCTTCCGCAGGCGGACACCGTCGACGACCAGTTCGAGATCCGAGCCCGGACCGCGCGGCTGATCGACGTCGTCCTGGACGAGGCGTCGTCGCGCTTCGCCCAGCTTCAGTCGGCGCTGCACGACGAGGTCGAAGCGGCCCGGACCGCGGGGTTCCGCGTCGGCGAGGACGGCGTCGCCCGGCCCGCCCATGACGAGGACGGCTCGGCCGCCGACGCGTGGACCGACCGGATCGCGGCGGTCGTGAAACGGGCGGGACAGCTCGACGACCAGGTGGCCGGCGTACTGGCCGGGTTGCGCCCCGACGGGCAGGGCAAGACCGGTGCCGACGACTGGAACCGGATGTCCGACGCGGCCGAAGACGTCGCCGTCTGGCTCGGCGTCGACCCCAAACGCGTGCCCCCGCCCGGTAGCAGCCCGCAGCGGGTCGCCGACTGGTGGAAGGGCCTGAGCGACCAGCAGCGGCAGCTCTACCTCGACGCGTACCCGCAGGTGGTCGGCAACCTCGACGGGCTGCCCGCCACCGACCGCGACACCGCCAACCGGCTGGCTCTGCGCTCGCACCTGGCCGAGCTGACCACGGGTGACGGCGACGAGCGCGACCTCGAACGCAGCCGGCGGCTGCTCGACCGGCTCGAACGCAACGAATACGGCGACCCGAACGAGCAGCTGTTCCTGCTCGGCATCGACAACTCCGGGGACGGCCGGGCGATCGTGGCCGTCGGCAATCCCGACGACGCGGCCAACACCTGCGTGCTCGTGCCCGGCGTGGGGACGACACTGGACGGCATGACCGGCGAGATCGACCGCGCCACCACCATGCAGCGAGGCGCGTACGCGCAAGCCGTCGGCACCGGCGAAAGCGTCAGCGTCATCGCCTGGCTCGGCTACGACGCCCCGGAAGCCGACTGGTCGGCGATCAGCCACAAGCGTGCCGAGGCCGGCGCCCCGCTGCTCGACGGATTCGTCGACGGCCTGCACGTCACACACGGCAACGGCTCGGCCCACACCAGCGTGCTCGGCCACAGCTACGGCAGCACCGTCGTCGGCAACGCCGCGCACGACGGCAACGGCCTGGCCGCCGACGACATCATCACCGCCGGCAGCCCCGGCATGGACGTCAACACCGTGGCCGACCTGCAGATCGACCCGCAGCACGTGTGGGCCGGCGCGGCCGAGAACGACCCGATCGCCGGCCCGCTGGGCAGCATCTGGGGCATCCACGACAACGAGCCGACCGACCCCAGCTTCGGGGCCAACCGATTCCACGTCGACACCTCCGGCCACAGCGGCTACTGGGCCGCCGACAGCCAGAGCCTGGCCAACATCAGCCGGGTCGTCATCGGCGACTACGACCATGTCACCCTCGACCACGGTCACGCGCCGTGA
- a CDS encoding class I SAM-dependent methyltransferase has translation MSDIIIPVEIQSPATARQFLSGMFADASAEDPTGDQLVFTPVALVPEISLYLAVDAILFWARLEAAAKMPLPAPFWASAWAGGQAVARYLLDNPEAVRGQSVLDIGSGSGLAAIAAARAGAHVVANDIDPLAVASISVNAEANATEVTPHLGDMLGGTGYEADVVLVGDAFYNEEIAAVLLPYLRRVLAAGGRVLIGDPGRGYRPEQGMDLLATYRHPDIGTFGDSNLDEVQVFELRPDLA, from the coding sequence GTGTCCGACATAATCATCCCAGTTGAGATCCAGAGCCCGGCCACCGCACGGCAATTCCTCAGCGGAATGTTCGCCGACGCCTCGGCCGAGGACCCCACCGGAGACCAGCTCGTCTTCACCCCAGTGGCGCTGGTCCCGGAGATCAGCCTCTACCTGGCCGTCGACGCCATCCTGTTCTGGGCGCGGCTGGAGGCGGCGGCGAAGATGCCGCTGCCCGCACCGTTCTGGGCGTCCGCCTGGGCAGGTGGGCAGGCCGTCGCCCGCTACCTCCTCGACAACCCCGAGGCGGTCCGCGGCCAGTCGGTACTGGACATCGGCTCCGGCTCCGGGCTGGCCGCCATCGCCGCCGCCCGCGCCGGCGCCCACGTCGTGGCCAACGACATCGATCCGCTCGCCGTGGCGTCGATCAGCGTCAACGCCGAGGCCAACGCCACCGAGGTGACGCCGCACCTGGGCGACATGCTGGGTGGGACCGGCTACGAGGCCGACGTCGTCCTGGTCGGCGACGCGTTCTACAACGAGGAGATCGCCGCGGTCCTCCTGCCGTACCTGCGGCGGGTGCTGGCCGCCGGCGGGCGGGTCCTCATCGGCGACCCCGGCCGCGGCTACCGGCCCGAGCAGGGCATGGACCTGCTGGCGACCTATCGCCACCCGGACATCGGCACCTTCGGCGACTCCAATCTCGACGAGGTCCAGGTCTTCGAACTCCGCCCCGACCTGGCCTAG
- a CDS encoding sensor histidine kinase, which translates to MSTPAAFDGSQLQREPVMRWLRLLVPVVLLVVIWSVATSTPTPGLDVVGLAFALFVVASAGVVATLWRARPVPLVFAVGLLAASGALTWLQSGAAIAGIFVGVSMLAPRLRGRASVLLAVLALVSLGLLATTLLHRSVAESLLNAVMIGAFYGMFFLALRLREAHRRTQQLLAELEESRAAEARAAGLAERERLAREMHDVLAHSLSGLILQLEGARMLAAEDAADPRLPHAVERAHHLAKSGLDEARRAIGMLRGDELPGPEGLGGLAAGFTEAHGITCRYTVSGAAYALGAEARVAVFRVAQESLTNVTRHAQPERVEMTLAYEERLTRLVVEDFGVPPPADATPKPGEGYGLTGMRERAELLGGSLITGPTATGFRVELGVPA; encoded by the coding sequence GTGTCCACGCCAGCCGCCTTCGACGGCTCCCAGCTCCAACGGGAGCCGGTGATGCGCTGGCTGCGGCTGCTGGTGCCGGTGGTGCTGCTCGTCGTGATCTGGAGCGTCGCCACCTCCACTCCCACCCCGGGCCTGGACGTGGTGGGCCTGGCGTTCGCCCTGTTCGTCGTCGCCAGTGCCGGCGTCGTGGCGACCCTCTGGCGGGCGAGGCCGGTTCCGCTGGTGTTCGCGGTGGGACTGCTGGCCGCGTCGGGCGCCTTGACGTGGCTGCAATCAGGCGCCGCGATCGCCGGGATCTTCGTCGGGGTCTCGATGCTGGCGCCGCGCCTGCGCGGCCGGGCCTCGGTTCTCCTGGCGGTGCTGGCCCTGGTCTCGCTCGGGTTGCTCGCGACGACCCTGCTGCACCGGTCGGTCGCCGAGAGCCTGCTGAACGCGGTGATGATCGGCGCCTTCTACGGCATGTTCTTCCTCGCGCTGCGGCTGCGGGAGGCCCATCGTCGTACGCAGCAGTTGCTCGCCGAGCTGGAGGAGAGCCGGGCGGCGGAGGCACGCGCCGCCGGGCTGGCCGAGCGGGAGCGGCTGGCCCGCGAGATGCACGACGTCCTCGCGCATTCACTGTCCGGTCTCATCCTCCAGTTGGAAGGCGCGCGGATGCTGGCCGCCGAGGACGCCGCCGATCCACGGCTGCCGCACGCCGTCGAACGTGCGCATCACCTGGCGAAATCGGGGCTGGACGAGGCACGCCGGGCGATCGGGATGCTGCGCGGCGACGAACTGCCCGGCCCCGAAGGGCTCGGCGGGCTGGCCGCCGGTTTCACCGAAGCGCATGGGATCACCTGCCGATACACGGTCTCCGGTGCGGCGTACGCGCTCGGCGCGGAAGCGCGGGTCGCCGTCTTCCGGGTGGCCCAGGAATCGCTGACCAACGTCACGCGCCACGCCCAGCCGGAACGGGTCGAGATGACGCTGGCGTACGAGGAGCGGCTGACCCGTCTCGTGGTCGAGGACTTCGGCGTTCCACCGCCGGCCGACGCGACGCCCAAACCCGGCGAGGGCTACGGGCTGACCGGGATGCGGGAACGCGCCGAGCTGCTCGGCGGCTCGCTGATCACCGGCCCGACGGCGACCGGATTCCGGGTCGAGTTGGGGGTGCCGGCCTGA
- a CDS encoding endonuclease/exonuclease/phosphatase family protein, with protein MTQVDTAQTRQDIGRREAGSVTWQTRIRAVLRPGPWKRGLVLAALALLLGLLLLLHGQVPNRVGNIGSLVETFLPWLGAFVPVLLAGALWRRSASALAALLLPVVVWLSLFGPLLGDKSHPGSDLTVAEHNVGAENPDPAGTARELAATGVDVLALVELTEQDLGTYERGLAEAYPHHEVLGTVGLWSKLPLSDVQPVDTQQDAGPLASTKPAEVTLTYLRALRATVVTDHGPLAVYVAHLGSARVTPEVGFSTDSRDRNAQALGAALAAEQNPRVMLLADMNGTVDDRAFAGVTAQMTSAQTSAGDGFGFSWPAAFPVVRIDQILVRGLKPTASWVLPATSSDHLPVAAGISW; from the coding sequence ATGACGCAGGTGGACACGGCACAGACCAGGCAGGACATCGGCCGCCGCGAGGCCGGCTCGGTGACCTGGCAAACGCGCATCCGCGCCGTCCTCCGGCCGGGACCGTGGAAGCGCGGCCTGGTGCTCGCCGCCCTGGCCCTGTTGCTGGGCCTGCTCCTGCTGCTGCACGGGCAAGTCCCCAATCGGGTCGGGAACATCGGCAGCCTGGTGGAGACCTTCCTGCCCTGGCTGGGCGCGTTCGTTCCGGTGCTGCTGGCCGGGGCGTTGTGGCGCCGATCCGCCTCCGCCCTGGCCGCGTTGCTGCTGCCCGTCGTGGTGTGGCTGAGCCTCTTCGGCCCACTGCTCGGCGACAAATCCCACCCCGGCAGCGACCTCACGGTGGCCGAGCACAACGTCGGCGCGGAGAATCCCGACCCGGCCGGCACCGCCCGCGAGCTGGCCGCCACCGGGGTGGACGTGCTGGCCCTGGTCGAGCTGACCGAGCAGGACCTGGGCACGTACGAGCGGGGGCTGGCGGAGGCGTACCCGCATCATGAGGTGCTGGGGACCGTCGGGCTGTGGAGCAAGCTGCCGCTGTCGGACGTGCAGCCGGTCGACACCCAGCAGGATGCCGGGCCGCTGGCGAGCACGAAGCCGGCCGAGGTCACGCTGACCTACCTGCGGGCGCTCCGTGCCACGGTCGTCACCGACCATGGTCCGCTGGCGGTGTATGTGGCTCACCTGGGATCCGCGCGGGTGACACCCGAGGTGGGTTTCTCGACGGACTCGCGGGACAGGAACGCGCAGGCGCTCGGTGCGGCCCTCGCTGCCGAGCAGAACCCGCGGGTGATGTTGCTCGCAGACATGAACGGCACCGTGGACGACCGTGCCTTCGCCGGAGTCACCGCGCAGATGACCTCGGCCCAGACCAGCGCCGGCGACGGCTTCGGCTTCAGCTGGCCGGCGGCGTTCCCGGTGGTGCGGATCGATCAGATCCTGGTCAGAGGCTTGAAGCCGACGGCCTCCTGGGTTCTGCCGGCCACCAGCAGCGATCATCTTCCGGTGGCGGCCGGGATCAGCTGGTGA